In Tachypleus tridentatus isolate NWPU-2018 chromosome 3, ASM421037v1, whole genome shotgun sequence, the sequence ACATGAAAAGTATTTTACAATTTGGATATTCAACAACTCAGTCAGCCACTGTTGACTGTGTTCCAATAAGAACCATGATAAACAGTCAATTACAGGAATATACAGTTAccttcctaaaaataaaaataaacatatggtaCAACGGTGGGTATTCCCTGGTTCAAACAGCAGAGATACTTATAACGAAACCCGAAATGGAAAGAAGTCTGACACATAAAATcggtaagataattttaaatatccttatagtttatgtaatacaTTGTGAGTCGGTCATGGCCTAAACGTTAGTGTGACGAGATGTGAAATCGAAAGATCTAAGTTTGAAAATTCCACTAAACAAGCTCCATACTGTGGGAGAGTGAATACAGTTACTATtttcaaacacacatacaaaacactGTTAGTAGCGGGCCCTGCTGACTGGATGGTTGGCTTGTAGTGTCTGTATAAGTACGTTCAGGTAATTAACTTCAATAACTTAAAACTCGCAAATGTTATTTTACACGTTACATTGTGGTTAATCAGCAACCCAATTACAACTATTTGGTGTAACTGAATTTATTTCAAGAACGGCAATGGTATCGAACTGATCTATTATTTGGAGACAAAAAAAGAATCCATTTAATTACTGTAATAATGGTTATTTACATCCGGGTGCTTGGTTAGCTTTGATGAAATGGaaattattacacaatatttttaatcaaagatTAGACCTCTGTAACATTTTGTTCAAAGATTTCGTTGTTTTGCTAAAACAGTTTCTGTtaatctagttttgtttttgtttttttcagcatcTACATCATCAGTGCAACCGTACAGTTCTTTCCTCAATGTCAGCAACTTGAGAAGTTGTTCTTTATTCACACTCTCAAATATCAGCAAAAGTTTCATTTACAGCAGCATCATTTTCATTCTCTTCTATATTTTGGCTTCTTTCATAAATTATCTCATATCATAAACTTTACAAGACTGAGGATCAGCATGAAAATTTATTACTGTACTGAATGCAGTACCTTACATTGTTTTCCATTCCTTCCTgtactactttatatgttttagaaattgtacacatttggtttgtttgtttgttttggaatttcgcacaaagctactcgagggctatctgtgctagccgtccctaatttagtattggaagactagagggaaggcagctagtcatcaccatccaccgccaactcttgggctactcttttaccaacgaatagtgggattgacggccacattataacgccccctcgtgTTGCTTtcagcgaaattccaaaacaaatgaattatttttacattttgcattTATCCACAAACGTTTGTGACTCGTGgtttaaaatgtacatctttaatgaGATAGAGATTATAAAACAGATAGAGAAGAttggatatttaaatttcatctatagaatttaattaatataattaatattattactaatcttcagtaaattaatatgaaataactgctaattttatataattttctgagAATTATTTAGTAATTGAATATCTAAactttagttaatattatttagttaccgTATTGATtaacaaaaatcacattttaaagggttaataaatttacttttgtatataattacaaaattcttttaaaatgtgGTTGTCTTGTAAATACTGTAACTAAATCTGTCATATCATATTTAATGacctaaaataattcttaaattattttgccATTGGTTTTGGCCTATTTAGGAATACGGTACAACAGTTCTAGAATGTTGGACTACTTTCTATTCTCttgaatgaatttttaattgtccttccaacatacaactttattatttcatgtattaagTTTTACAAGACTtgagtattattaatatttaattaatttgttctttgaCACTGATATGTTTATATAGAAGACCAATATGCAACTTTAACTCTTATAACTATGTGACCTTTGAAAAACGTTTAAACAGATCACTGGCATACCTATGGAAGCTGACTTTTCATTCAACATGACTTATGTTTATCATTAGTTCAACTAAAATTTGTTGTTAGAAGAGTGAACCTTGTCCCTGTACCTTTGCTTCATCATATTAGAAGcttaatttctattaaaaatttacattatgaCTCATCTGACATCTATCTCACAGAacttaaattataacaaagtaataacactaattatattgtaaataatttaaatttgaatattatttttctggaagaaaaaaatgaattgaaTTTTTTCATACTTGGTTTATTAATCAGTTGTGTAGAATGGTTCACTTTTTTATGAAACTTAGCACTGACATAAAATGTCGGTGTTTAAGAAGGTTTAACTCATTTTAGATGCAAGAGCTTGGAGGTATTCCCATTTTGACTAAACCAACAGATATGTCCAATACTATTCCTGATGAGAAAGTGGTCATCACCCTGGTAACGTATCTCAGTGCACGACTGATTGATCTGAGTGAAGAAATTCGTGCAGCCCGAATTTTACAACTTGCGTGGAAGAGACGACAAATTAGGAAGGAAGAAGCCAAGAGGAAGGTAGGTTCTGGTCGtgacattaaatatcattttgtttgttttagttacccTACATAACTGTTAGTATGACATTTCACTTTCttctaataacaaatgttatggcacaaagaaataataaactttgtgTAAAGTCATGATATGGTAGATCTAGACAGACTGAGAATTACTGAAGGTCAGGGTGTTATGATACTGGTAAGAATAACCAACAAGGGACCCTCAGTAAGACAGTGTCTACTGCATCTTTATGCAGAGATAAAGATTGTGACGTAAATGGAATATCTGTAATAAGGCTTAATGTACCTTGTAAGATGGTTTCTGCTCTCTCGtgttgaataaagttttaaacagcACTAGCATTGCTCTTGGTTCATTGGAAgacaaaatgtacatttaaaataaggGTAAAATATAAGCCAAAACACAAGACTTCAGATGTAAACAAACCTGGTGCCTCAGTGCTGCTAACAGTGCTGTCCTTGTAGCCAATTTGCAAACTAAAGTTTCAACTGTATTGAGTACCTCTTGTTTGACTCTTAAATTGAAAAACGTTAGATGTACCCTACAAACATTTGGGGaatcttaataaacattttccttaTCTAAGAAAACTAAGTTCAGCATAGAAAACATCTTATTACTGTGTTGAAACATACTTTAAGAGAGAGAGAATGTACATTTAATACAAAGCTGGATGtctaaaaaaaatgtaaggaaaaaatatcttgtatatcaaatgttaaagtacattttgtgctTAAGTCCATGGATTATTTCTCTTGTGATATTTTACATGGCAGTAAGATGTTTAACAAATCTTTATCTATATAAGCCATTTACAAAGTTAGAGTTTACATAGAGTATTTTGGGTGTTAATCGAAAGGCCATGATGACAGAGGCATACACCTCACAAATGgttccattattattacttattaaccTCTGGTTAAGAAAAGCCTGTCACAAATTATCACTTGCATTGTTTTGAAAGTCTTTCTTATGGTTACAAGCTATCCTGACACCTTTTCTATATATTGTAAGCGACTTTTATTCCAGTTTAGCAGTTTGAGCGTATCATGTGGAGACTATTAACTTGTAACAGTGATAAGTAAGTAACCAAACTgttttcatagtgtgttgtacttttgctttatatgtatacatgtattgtcagtatttgtattgtttggtaatatTGTACTTTATGTTGCAGGCCAAAATTAAAGCTGCAACAGTAATTCAAAGAGCTCTTCGCAAGTTTTTACACCGGCAACAACTGAACAAACAAAACAGGGCAGCGACCATCATTCAGTGTGCctttaaatgttttgtagcaAGGAAACGTTTGCAAAGCTTGCGTATAGAGAAACTATTCCAGTACCAACAGCTGATGGCTGTTGTTATTCAGGTTTGTAGTAATATATTGTGGTAGAGTACTTAATTAAggaaaacttaacatattttccTGTAAACAGCATTGAAAATATGACGtgcattatgtttttattgtataaacaatGAGGTTTTCATACATCTGCATTTAAACAACTGAGAAAATTTGTTATGTAACTAAAGTTATGTGCTGTACATTTTCcgatatcttgtttgtttctttccagGCTGCTTACAGAGGCTTCAGAACAAGGAAGGAAATGAAGGAAAGATTAGTTGCTGCTGTTACCTTACAGAAGTATATCCGCTCCTGGAAGGCACGGAAATCTTACTTGAAATTCCAACTGGctgttaaaacaatacaaagcCAATATCGTGCCCACATAATAGGGTGTACACAGAGAAGAGAATATATCCGTATAAGGTGTTCCATCATCTTCATCCAAGCTCTTGTTCGTGGTTGGTTAGTCAGGAAAAGACTGGAAAGACAGCAGCGAGCAGCTGTGGCCATTCAAGCTGTTGTGAAAGGGTGGTTAGCTAGACTAAAATACCATCAATTGTATGCTGCTATTCTTAGACTTCAAAGAGTCGTGAGAGCTATATATCATGGTCAGCAGTGCAGAATGGCTTATCTGAGAATCCGTTATGCAGTAATAAACATACAACGATGGTACAGGACGAAGAAAACTCGACGGAGTTTTCTGGCAAAAGAAAAGCTGTCGTTATATTGCAAGCACACGCAAGAAGTTATTTGgcaaaaaatttctttaaaaacagaaaacagcaGTAGTTTGTATTCAGAAGTGGTGGAGGAACACTAAGACGGGACAGAAGGTTAGGCAGGATTATCTTGCTCTGAGAAAAAGTGTTGTCATATTACAATCTTATATCAGGTCCTACCTTCTCCGAAAGAGGTACCTGACCCATAGGTCAGCTGTAATAAAGTTGCAGAGCTACTTTCGTATGTTAATGGCTAGAAAACGTTTTCTTCAGATAAGGCATGCAGCAATCACTCTGCAGCAACATTTTAAAGCTACGTTAGCAAGAAACAAAGAGAGACTGAGGTTCCTTCTACTCCTAAAACTAGTGGTTAAAGTACAAGCACAATTCAGAATGAAAAAAGCTCGAAAAGACTTCCTGGCTTATAGACAAGCTGTATTGGTTTTACAAGCCAGAATGAAAGGGTTTATTGCACGCAGGCATTATTTGTTAATCAAGAATTACGTTAAGAAAATAGAAGATAGACGCATTGCTACTCTAAACTGTCGGAAGGAAAGAAAAGAGTATATTCTGAAAAGAAATGCTGCAATTCTCATCCAAGCTGCATATCGAGGATTCGTGGAAAGACGAGAGTTCTGTATGCAAAAGAAAGCTGTGATAAAACTTCAAGCATGTGTACGAATGTACCAACAAAGATCACGATACATGGAACTCTGTTTGGTTACCTACAAAATGCAGGAAAGAGTGCGTGCTTGGCAGTGTGGAAAAGAAATTCGGAGGAATTTCTTGAACTTAAAACAAGCCACGATCACTTTGCAGACACAGTTTAGAATGATGAAGTCCAGGAAACGTTATTTAGAGCTTCAGGTAGCTTGTAGAAGGATCCAGAAGCTGATACGAGGATTTCTAGTTAGAAAaggtttagaattttaaaatgggCCACTCTTGTACTCCAAGAAAGGTACAGAGCAAAGAAACTAGCTGTGGTTTGTCGTAGAGAGTATTTACTTGCTCAAGGAGCTGCTATCACTCTGCAAGCTGGAGTCCGTGGCTGGAAGGTCCGGAAAGAAATCGAATTCAGTCTCGTGCGTGTATTTTGATCCAAGCTCAGTACAGAATGTTTCGGCAGAGAAGTAAATATCTGCTAATGCGAAGATCAGCTGTAATAATACAATGTCGTTACCGTGCTTGGAGTTTGGGGAAAAGAACCATGTTACAGTACCACATCAGTAAGGGAGCTATTCTAACAATACAGGCTTGGGTACGGGGGTGGATATGTAGACGATTGCTGCAGAAGTATTGCAATAATATTGTGACAGTGCAAGCATGCATCAGACAATATCTGGTTAGGAAGAAATACATTCAACTGAAGCAAGTGGTCATCAACCTACAAAGAAGATACAGAGCTGTCAAGGCTTGCAGGTCAGCAAAACACGAGTTTCACAAGGTTAAAACTGCAGTCGTAACAATTCAAGCGGGTTACAGAGGCTGGAAAATTCGGCAAGAAGTTCGTCAGTGGCATTTTGCTGCAACAAGGATTCAGACTTGCTTCAGAAGATACTCAGATCGCAAGTCTTTTCTTAAACTTAAACAAGCAGTAGTAGTTTTACAGA encodes:
- the LOC143245959 gene encoding uncharacterized protein LOC143245959 — encoded protein: MPQVTQCCTGRYEENESYVTEVEEEIDDLVEEAEFENFREITTMQELGGIPILTKPTDMSNTIPDEKVVITLVTYLSARLIDLSEEIRAARILQLAWKRRQIRKEEAKRKAKIKAATVIQRALRKFLHRQQLNKQNRAATIIQCAFKCFVARKRLQSLRIEKLFQYQQLMAVVIQAAYRGFRTRKEMKERLVAAVTLQKYIRSWKARKSYLKFQLAVKTIQSQYRAHIIGCTQRREYIRIRCSIIFIQALVRGWLVRKRLERQQRAAVAIQAVVKGWLARLKYHQLYAAILRLQRVVRAIYHGQQCRMAYLRIRYAVINIQRWYRTKKTRRSFLAKEKLSLYCKHTQEVIWQKISLKTENSSSLYSEVVEEH